One Vanessa cardui chromosome 14, ilVanCard2.1, whole genome shotgun sequence DNA segment encodes these proteins:
- the LOC124535066 gene encoding protein ALP1-like, whose amino-acid sequence MDTHQKRAVALYLLHRRIKKRRPKRFWIHPLIAERNRYGLFVTLINELKKDEEKFFNYFRMSISSYLELKKKTETALQKQHTNMRDPISPEEMLAVTLRYLASGTSMHDLHYIFRIGHTTISAIIRTTCEKLWEVLMSECFPVITTELLEEISQKFYKYANFPHCVGAIDGKHIRITKPDNSASIYYNYKDFFSFVLMAVVDADYCFVFVDIGAPGSNADSTIFKNTTFCNALNSNSIKLPNEKILPGSTLPPVPYVFVADEAFGLHQHIMRPYGGQFLSVQKRVFNYRLSRARRYVECAFGILSNKWRILNRALDVSIPLSINIVKACCILHNFVRKRDGHHIREEDFTHNLESIQTPPSIRSGRQANNIRDIFQQYFMSDSGALSWQLSKI is encoded by the exons ATGGATACACACCAGAAACGAGCTGTTGCGTTATATTTACTTCacagaagaattaaaaaaagaaggccTAAAAGATTCTGGATACATCCACTAATTGCGGAAAGAAATCGTTATGGATTATTTGTTACTCTTATTAATGAGTTAAAGAAGGATGAGGAgaagttctttaattatttccgaATGTCCATAAGTAGTTATttagaacttaaaaaaaaaacagaaactgcTCTTCAAAAACAACATACTAATATGCGAGATCCCATATCACCAGAGGAAATGTTGGCAGTCACATTAAG ataccTAGCAAGTGGGACTTCAATGCACGATTTGCACTACATATTCAGAATTGGGCACACAACTATATCAGCAATTATAAGAACGACATGTGAAAAATTATGGGAGGTGTTAATGTCTGAATGTTTTCCGGTAATCACTACAGAACTTTTAGAAGAAATCAgccaaaaattttacaagtacGCAAATTTTCCCCACTGTGTCGGAGCAATAGACGGCAAACATATAAGAATAACTAAACCAGATAACAGTGCTTCAATTTACTACaattataaggattttttttcatttgtattaatgGCCGTAGTTGATGCGGATTACTGCTTCGTTTTTGTAGACATTGGAGCCCCGGGAAGTAATGCTGATtcaaccatttttaaaaatactactttTTGCAATGCGCTTAATAGCAATTCTATCAAACTAcctaatgaaaaaatactaccCGGATCTACTTTGCCACCTGTCCCGTATGTATTCGTAGCCGATGAGGCATTTGGTTTGCATCAACACATTATGAGACCTTATGGTGGTCAATTTTTGAGTGTACAAAAAAGGGTATTTAATTATCGCCTATCGAGAGCACGAAGATACGTAGAATGTGCATTTGgcattttatcaaacaaatggCGAATTTTAAATCGTGCATTGGATGTATCAATAcctttatcaattaatattgtgaAGGCATGTTGCATACTTCACAATTTTGTACGAAAACGAGACGGCCATCACATTAGAGAAGAAGATTTTACTCATAATCTTGAGAGTATACAAACACCTCCATCAATACGCAGTGGAAGACAAGCCAACAACATAAGagatatttttcaacaatattttatgagtgaCAGCGGAGCTTTAAGCTGGcaattgtcaaaaatttaa